The Microbacterium foliorum genome has a window encoding:
- a CDS encoding OsmC family protein, with amino-acid sequence MADRLTPLGEHRYALTATWTGNSGTGTSGYRDYRRDVTIEVAGKPDLLASADKPFRGDPARWNPEDLLLASLSECHLLSYLHACVTEGVVVTSYRDSASGTMREDGAGGGAFVEVTLRPEVVVAETSMIEAAERAHAQAHEWCFIANSMNFPVRHEATVRAAQD; translated from the coding sequence ATGGCAGATCGTCTGACGCCTCTCGGCGAGCACCGTTACGCTCTCACCGCCACCTGGACCGGCAACTCCGGCACCGGAACGAGCGGTTACCGCGACTACCGACGCGACGTGACGATCGAGGTCGCGGGCAAGCCCGATCTGCTCGCGTCGGCAGACAAGCCCTTCCGCGGCGATCCCGCCCGCTGGAACCCCGAAGACCTGCTGCTCGCCTCGCTGTCCGAATGCCACCTGCTCTCGTACCTGCACGCGTGTGTCACCGAGGGTGTCGTCGTGACGTCATACCGCGACAGCGCATCCGGAACCATGCGCGAAGACGGAGCGGGCGGCGGCGCGTTCGTCGAGGTGACGCTGCGACCTGAGGTCGTGGTGGCGGAGACGTCGATGATCGAGGCCGCTGAGCGCGCGCACGCGCAGGCGCACGAGTGGTGCTTCATCGCGAATTCGATGAACTTCCCGGTGCGACACGAGGCGACGGTCCGCGCGGCGCAGGACTGA
- a CDS encoding lysophospholipid acyltransferase family protein: protein MTSEQSVEPATSPAETQGPRHAGFAYRLGRGLITPLARTIYRPRIEGRENVPQDGPVIFASNHLSFIDSIAIPVAAPRPVHFLAKSTYFEGTGMKGWLSKTFFESIGAISVRRGAGKAALDALDVQRQLLDEGLAVALYPEGTRSTDGRLYKGRTGVAFLALQTGAPVVPVGLIGTDKVMPVGAKVPTLSERITVRFGEPLDLSPHGAATSGRARRLATDEIMAAIHALSGQELADAFNEAPAQGTIEKIKQALPHERR, encoded by the coding sequence ATGACGTCAGAGCAGTCGGTGGAGCCCGCAACATCGCCCGCAGAGACGCAGGGACCCCGTCACGCGGGATTCGCCTACCGGCTGGGTCGCGGTCTCATCACCCCGCTCGCGCGCACCATCTACCGGCCCCGCATCGAAGGCCGCGAGAACGTCCCTCAGGACGGCCCGGTCATCTTCGCCAGCAACCACCTCTCGTTCATCGACTCCATCGCGATCCCGGTCGCCGCCCCTCGACCGGTGCACTTCCTCGCCAAGTCCACCTACTTCGAGGGCACCGGCATGAAGGGGTGGCTCAGCAAGACCTTCTTCGAATCGATCGGCGCCATCTCGGTGCGCCGGGGCGCCGGCAAGGCCGCGCTCGACGCGCTCGACGTGCAGCGTCAGCTGCTCGACGAGGGACTCGCGGTCGCGCTCTACCCGGAGGGGACGCGTTCGACCGACGGTCGCCTGTACAAGGGCCGCACGGGCGTGGCCTTCCTCGCGCTGCAGACGGGGGCACCGGTCGTGCCGGTCGGCCTGATCGGGACCGACAAGGTGATGCCTGTCGGAGCGAAGGTCCCCACCCTCTCGGAGCGCATCACCGTGCGATTCGGAGAGCCGCTCGACCTGTCGCCGCACGGCGCCGCGACCAGTGGGCGAGCCCGCCGACTCGCGACGGACGAGATCATGGCGGCGATCCACGCGCTCTCGGGCCAGGAACTGGCCGACGCGTTCAACGAGGCCCCCGCGCAGGGGACGATCGAGAAGATCAAGCAGGCGCTGCCGCACGAACGTCGCTGA
- a CDS encoding FKBP-type peptidyl-prolyl cis-trans isomerase yields MRKRPLIILSTVAAATLLLAGCSGGADPESTATPDASAQSSCLADLKSGAGSDAVSVEGSGADAKVTVPADADLTEAQRSVVVEGDGEDVKPGDLISLRYQLVDAKTNEVLSTSERGPDGVLSALLALQNPQQQMVDPTQSTVFTVAAECVPIGSSVVLTLPPGQEGANPSVLYIETIEELPTIASGSDVDATEGMPKVELDDAGSPTITIPDTEAPTETEVADLKQGDGAVVASGDLVTVQYRGVKWSDGTEFDSSWSRDAAPAQFQTTSVVPGFKMALEGQKVGSQVVVTMPPKDGYGEGEINANDLKGETLVFVVDILATTPIEQAP; encoded by the coding sequence GTGCGCAAGCGTCCACTCATCATCCTGTCCACCGTCGCTGCGGCGACCCTCCTCCTCGCCGGGTGCTCCGGTGGCGCGGATCCCGAGTCGACCGCGACGCCGGATGCCTCCGCTCAGAGCTCGTGCCTGGCGGATCTGAAGTCCGGCGCCGGATCCGACGCGGTGTCGGTCGAGGGATCCGGCGCGGACGCCAAGGTCACGGTGCCGGCCGATGCCGACCTGACCGAAGCTCAGCGTTCCGTGGTCGTCGAGGGCGATGGCGAGGACGTCAAGCCCGGCGACCTCATCTCGCTGCGCTATCAGCTCGTCGATGCCAAGACGAACGAGGTGCTCAGCACCTCTGAGCGCGGCCCCGACGGTGTGCTCTCCGCCCTGCTCGCACTGCAGAACCCGCAGCAGCAGATGGTCGATCCCACGCAGTCCACCGTCTTCACGGTCGCTGCGGAGTGCGTTCCGATCGGCTCCAGCGTGGTGCTGACACTTCCTCCCGGGCAGGAGGGGGCCAACCCCAGCGTGCTGTACATCGAGACCATCGAGGAGCTGCCGACCATCGCATCCGGGTCCGACGTCGACGCGACCGAGGGGATGCCGAAGGTCGAGCTCGACGACGCGGGCTCGCCGACCATCACGATCCCCGACACCGAGGCTCCGACCGAGACCGAGGTCGCCGATCTCAAGCAGGGCGATGGCGCCGTCGTCGCCTCCGGCGACCTCGTCACGGTGCAGTATCGCGGGGTGAAGTGGTCGGACGGCACAGAGTTCGACTCGAGCTGGAGCCGCGATGCGGCACCGGCGCAGTTCCAGACCACCAGTGTCGTTCCCGGGTTCAAGATGGCGCTCGAGGGCCAGAAGGTCGGCTCTCAGGTCGTCGTGACCATGCCGCCGAAGGATGGCTACGGCGAAGGCGAGATCAACGCGAACGACCTCAAGGGGGAGACCCTGGTGTTCGTCGTCGACATCCTCGCGACGACCCCCATCGAGCAGGCTCCGTAA
- the dxr gene encoding 1-deoxy-D-xylulose-5-phosphate reductoisomerase → MRRIIVLGSTGSIGTQALDVIRANPRRFELVGLAAGSNAEMLAEQAAAFQVESTALGAAEAEQLVRDVEADVVLNAITGSIGLGSTLAALKAGRTLALANKESLIVGGELVLAAAAPDQIVPVDSEHSAIAQALRGGTHAEVRRLVVTASGGPFRGRSRDELREVTPQQALAHPTWDMGRMVTTNSATLVNKGLEVIEAHLLFDVAYDDIEVVVHPQSIVHSMVEFIDGSTIAQASPPDMRLPISLGLDWPNRIGGVGRPLDWTSATSWTFEPLDDGAFPAVALAKAVGRAGATFPAVYNAANEQAVDAFHEGRLPFLGIVDTISRVVDAHEPPDTLTVESLAEAEAWARRTADQLIAKG, encoded by the coding sequence ATGCGTCGCATCATCGTCCTCGGCTCCACCGGTTCCATCGGCACCCAGGCGCTCGACGTCATCCGTGCCAACCCCCGCCGTTTCGAGCTCGTCGGCCTCGCAGCCGGCTCCAACGCCGAGATGCTGGCCGAGCAGGCGGCAGCCTTCCAGGTCGAGAGCACCGCGCTGGGCGCCGCCGAGGCCGAGCAGCTCGTGCGCGATGTCGAGGCCGACGTCGTGCTCAACGCGATCACGGGCTCCATCGGCCTCGGATCCACTCTCGCCGCGCTGAAGGCCGGGCGTACGCTGGCCCTGGCCAACAAGGAGTCGCTCATCGTCGGCGGGGAGCTCGTGCTCGCTGCAGCCGCGCCCGATCAGATCGTCCCTGTCGACTCGGAGCACTCCGCGATCGCCCAGGCCCTGCGCGGCGGGACGCACGCAGAGGTCCGGCGGCTGGTCGTCACGGCATCCGGCGGGCCCTTCCGCGGACGCTCGCGTGACGAGCTGCGCGAGGTCACCCCGCAACAGGCGCTCGCGCATCCGACGTGGGACATGGGCCGGATGGTGACCACGAACTCCGCGACGCTCGTGAACAAGGGGCTCGAGGTCATCGAGGCACATCTGCTCTTCGACGTCGCCTATGACGACATCGAGGTGGTCGTGCACCCGCAGTCGATCGTGCACTCGATGGTGGAGTTCATCGACGGCTCCACGATCGCCCAGGCATCGCCGCCGGACATGCGTCTGCCGATCTCGCTCGGTCTCGACTGGCCGAACCGCATCGGCGGCGTCGGACGTCCGCTCGACTGGACCAGTGCGACGTCCTGGACCTTCGAGCCGCTCGACGACGGAGCTTTCCCCGCGGTCGCTCTCGCCAAGGCGGTCGGTCGCGCCGGGGCCACCTTCCCCGCGGTCTACAACGCGGCCAACGAGCAGGCCGTCGACGCGTTCCACGAGGGGCGGCTGCCGTTCCTCGGCATCGTCGACACGATCTCGCGGGTCGTCGACGCGCACGAGCCCCCCGACACCCTGACGGTCGAGTCGCTCGCCGAGGCCGAGGCCTGGGCGCGCCGCACCGCCGACCAGCTGATCGCGAAGGGCTGA
- a CDS encoding Mur ligase family protein codes for MSIEQQPSLPPVLRPANPPRRELSELASRFAREVRGEVNGVTLSGITLATADLRAGEAFVAIRGVNRHGAEFAAAAADKGAVAIITDDAGAEIAAPAGLPILVVDDPRAVLGALSAWVYGTGAGDPLPLLFATTGTNGKTSVSHLLEGILDQLGVVTGLSSTAERHIAGEVIVSRLTTPEASEMHALLALMREREVEAVAVEVSAQALSRHRVDGIRFDVAGFTNLSHDHLDDYADMDEYFEAKLPLFRPDRAIRGVVCLDSPNGALVVERAEIPVVTVGTPTIAADPQAAAAADWVVVIDDERASGTTFTLTGPAGALTTTVPVIGPHMAANAALAIVMLLEGGYSWDRIVEALDGGLIDAHLPGRTQLVSGDEGPVVFVDFGHSPDAFEKTLAAVRRVTPGRVLMLFGADGDRDASKRYDMARTAVEGSDILVITDHHPRFEDPDTIRATLVAGARAARPDAEIHEYSPPEAAIIAAVGMVGDGDSILWAGPGHQDYRDIRGVRTPYSARELARRALLAAGWPVPDSHWPVPYADQD; via the coding sequence ATGTCGATTGAACAACAACCGAGCCTGCCTCCCGTGCTCCGCCCCGCGAACCCGCCCCGGCGTGAGCTGTCCGAACTCGCCTCCCGATTCGCCCGAGAGGTGCGCGGCGAGGTGAACGGTGTCACCCTGTCAGGGATCACCCTCGCGACCGCCGACCTGCGTGCGGGCGAGGCGTTCGTCGCCATCCGGGGGGTGAATCGCCACGGGGCCGAGTTCGCTGCGGCCGCCGCCGACAAAGGGGCCGTCGCCATCATCACCGACGATGCCGGTGCCGAGATCGCCGCGCCCGCCGGACTACCGATCCTCGTGGTCGACGACCCCCGCGCCGTGCTCGGCGCCCTGAGCGCCTGGGTCTACGGCACCGGAGCGGGCGACCCCCTGCCGCTGCTGTTCGCGACCACCGGCACGAATGGCAAGACCAGCGTGTCGCACCTGCTCGAAGGCATCCTCGACCAGCTCGGCGTCGTAACCGGTCTCTCCTCCACCGCCGAACGTCACATCGCCGGCGAGGTCATCGTGTCGCGGCTCACGACGCCCGAGGCCTCCGAGATGCACGCCCTGCTCGCCCTCATGCGCGAGCGGGAGGTCGAGGCGGTGGCCGTCGAGGTCAGCGCCCAGGCACTCTCGCGGCATCGTGTCGACGGCATCCGCTTCGACGTCGCCGGCTTCACCAACCTCAGCCACGACCATCTCGACGACTACGCCGACATGGACGAGTACTTCGAGGCGAAGCTGCCTCTGTTCCGACCCGACAGGGCGATCCGGGGTGTGGTGTGCCTCGACTCCCCCAACGGCGCACTCGTGGTGGAACGCGCCGAGATCCCGGTGGTCACGGTCGGCACCCCCACGATCGCCGCAGACCCGCAGGCCGCCGCCGCCGCGGACTGGGTGGTCGTGATCGACGACGAGCGCGCCTCCGGCACGACGTTCACGCTGACCGGCCCCGCGGGTGCGCTGACGACGACCGTCCCGGTGATCGGACCGCACATGGCCGCGAACGCCGCCCTCGCCATCGTCATGCTCCTCGAGGGCGGCTACTCCTGGGATCGCATCGTCGAGGCGCTCGACGGGGGACTCATCGACGCGCACCTGCCCGGACGCACCCAACTCGTCTCGGGCGATGAGGGCCCCGTCGTGTTCGTGGACTTCGGGCACTCCCCCGACGCCTTCGAGAAGACGCTCGCGGCCGTCCGCCGGGTCACTCCGGGTCGGGTGCTGATGCTTTTCGGCGCCGATGGCGACCGAGACGCCAGCAAGCGCTACGACATGGCGCGTACCGCGGTCGAGGGCAGCGACATCCTGGTGATCACCGACCACCATCCGCGTTTCGAGGACCCGGACACGATCCGCGCCACCCTCGTCGCCGGTGCGCGCGCCGCCCGCCCGGACGCGGAGATCCACGAGTACTCGCCACCGGAGGCGGCGATCATCGCCGCCGTCGGCATGGTCGGTGACGGCGACTCCATCCTGTGGGCAGGACCCGGACATCAGGACTACCGCGACATCCGTGGCGTGCGGACGCCGTACTCGGCACGGGAGCTGGCGCGTCGCGCGCTGCTCGCCGCCGGGTGGCCCGTCCCCGACTCGCACTGGCCCGTTCCCTACGCCGACCAGGACTGA